The Falsibacillus albus genome contains a region encoding:
- a CDS encoding tyrosine-type recombinase/integrase, whose product MGRRGALTEAELKIIKRGITEEEALEKFFKDCYLRNLRPATIGYYRNEFHGAKRIINKQLIECNECDIENLILKSKDQMKVTTINTRLRALRAYYNYLSKNKLIDNNPMKNIKLLRDRQKTIETLGDQEIELLIRTIRKEKTFISFRDEVIILVFLDTGVRLSELVGIKVEDIRGNKIIIRMTKNLFERTVYLSETTQEQLDRYIKIRGELDTKKLFVSQDNKELNRHSIQTRFTKYGKLAKIGKRVSPQTFRHTMAKRMVVSGVDAFSLMHLLGHTDITVTKRYVNLWGQDLEQKHRLHGALKGLKI is encoded by the coding sequence ATGGGAAGACGTGGAGCATTAACAGAAGCAGAGTTAAAAATTATTAAGAGGGGGATTACTGAAGAAGAAGCACTTGAAAAGTTCTTTAAAGACTGTTATTTAAGAAACTTAAGGCCAGCCACAATAGGTTATTACAGAAATGAATTCCATGGCGCAAAGAGAATTATTAATAAGCAGCTTATAGAATGTAATGAATGCGACATAGAAAATTTAATACTTAAAAGTAAGGATCAAATGAAAGTAACTACAATTAATACACGCTTGCGAGCTCTTAGAGCATATTATAATTATTTAAGTAAAAACAAACTAATAGATAATAATCCAATGAAGAACATCAAATTATTGAGAGATAGACAAAAGACTATCGAAACATTAGGCGATCAGGAGATTGAATTATTAATTCGTACAATTAGAAAAGAAAAGACGTTTATTTCTTTTAGAGATGAGGTAATCATTCTTGTCTTTCTCGATACTGGAGTTAGATTGTCGGAACTAGTTGGTATTAAAGTTGAAGATATTAGAGGAAATAAGATAATCATTCGAATGACAAAGAATCTGTTTGAAAGAACTGTTTACTTGTCTGAGACTACACAGGAACAGTTAGACAGATATATAAAGATCAGAGGTGAACTTGACACCAAGAAATTATTCGTAAGCCAGGACAACAAAGAGTTAAATCGTCATAGCATTCAAACACGATTTACTAAGTATGGAAAGTTAGCAAAGATAGGTAAGAGAGTTAGCCCACAAACATTTAGGCATACAATGGCCAAAAGGATGGTTGTTTCAGGTGTTGATGCATTTTCTCTCATGCATTTACTTGGTCATACAGATATAACAGTAACAAAGCGTTACGTAAACTTATGGGGGCAGGATTTAGAACAAAAACACAGATTGCATGGAGCGTTAAAAGGATTGAAAATTTAG